From a single Bacteroidia bacterium genomic region:
- a CDS encoding type II toxin-antitoxin system VapC family toxin: METQLGDLSMVLCDTNIFISAFNGRQDTIDQLGKIGLDEVVLSAVTVMELFQGMGNKEELARMKKKIRYYDVVQIDEAVSIKALEFIESYKLSHGLSIPDAIIGATAVIHQIPLYTYNIRDFDFLTGIILYQPV; encoded by the coding sequence GTGGAAACGCAGTTGGGAGATCTGAGCATGGTACTTTGCGACACAAATATCTTTATCAGTGCTTTCAATGGCCGACAAGATACAATTGACCAGTTAGGCAAAATTGGATTGGATGAGGTCGTTTTGTCTGCTGTAACCGTGATGGAATTGTTTCAGGGTATGGGCAATAAAGAAGAATTGGCACGAATGAAGAAAAAGATCAGGTATTATGACGTGGTGCAGATTGACGAGGCTGTTTCTATAAAAGCTCTTGAGTTTATTGAATCTTACAAACTAAGTCATGGTTTGAGTATTCCAGATGCCATAATCGGAGCAACAGCAGTAATTCACCAAATACCACTTTACACGTACAACATTCGGGATTTTGACTTTTTGACTGGCATTATTTTGTATCAACCTGTATAA
- a CDS encoding ATP-binding protein: MDKKAVFQELIADFIRRPDRLVKTRDQVIPHDIPKIISLLGPRRAGKTYILFSLIEKLKETIPSARLVYVNFEDDRLFPLKLEDMDGLVKGYYEMYPENKDHTVYFFFDEIQEVDQWEKFIRRIHDQENCRIFITGSSSRLLSRELATSLRGRTLPFEVFPLSFKEFLSFRNVSYDLFSSKGQAVLASELNKYMTQGGFPELIFLPEELHKDVINEYINLMLYRDLTERFSLKHPHLIKYLLKFLLTNMGRTLSVNKIYLDLKSQGYAVGKNTVYDYISYLEEAFIIFRVDLFSRSIRRQAVNPSKIYGIDPAFKYAMSIGEDKGQVFENTVFMELRRRKKQPFYLLEKQETDFYTEEGLLINACMDISHPETRKREINSLAEAMDLLGLSESQLITRDKKEEIQLPGKMIRVRPLWEFLLEGRDYEDV; encoded by the coding sequence ATGGATAAAAAAGCAGTTTTCCAGGAACTGATCGCAGACTTCATACGAAGGCCTGACAGGTTAGTAAAAACACGCGATCAGGTCATACCTCATGACATACCTAAAATTATTTCACTTCTTGGCCCCCGAAGAGCCGGCAAAACCTATATTCTGTTTTCCCTCATTGAAAAGCTAAAGGAAACGATACCTTCAGCTCGGCTAGTGTATGTAAATTTTGAAGACGACCGGCTCTTTCCATTAAAACTGGAAGACATGGACGGTTTGGTCAAAGGGTACTACGAAATGTACCCGGAAAATAAAGACCACACGGTATATTTCTTTTTTGACGAGATACAGGAAGTGGATCAATGGGAAAAGTTTATCAGGCGAATTCACGATCAGGAAAACTGCCGGATATTTATTACAGGATCTTCTTCCCGTCTGCTGAGCCGGGAACTGGCTACCAGTCTGCGGGGGCGAACCCTTCCGTTTGAGGTATTTCCGCTGAGCTTTAAGGAATTTCTTTCTTTCCGGAACGTCTCCTATGACCTTTTTAGTTCCAAAGGGCAAGCTGTTCTGGCAAGCGAATTAAACAAATATATGACGCAGGGCGGATTTCCGGAACTGATCTTTCTACCGGAAGAATTACATAAGGATGTAATCAATGAGTATATCAATCTGATGCTCTATCGGGATCTTACAGAACGTTTTTCCCTCAAACACCCACATCTGATCAAATACCTTCTCAAATTCCTGTTGACCAACATGGGTCGAACCCTCAGTGTAAATAAAATATACCTTGATCTTAAATCGCAGGGATATGCAGTTGGAAAAAATACTGTGTATGACTATATATCCTATCTGGAAGAAGCTTTTATTATTTTCAGGGTTGACCTTTTTAGTCGCTCTATCCGCCGTCAGGCAGTAAATCCAAGCAAAATTTATGGAATTGACCCGGCTTTCAAATATGCGATGAGTATAGGTGAAGATAAAGGCCAGGTATTTGAAAATACAGTTTTCATGGAGCTGAGACGCAGAAAAAAACAACCCTTCTACCTGCTGGAAAAGCAGGAAACCGATTTTTATACCGAAGAAGGTCTGCTCATCAATGCTTGTATGGATATTTCTCATCCCGAAACACGTAAGCGGGAAATTAACAGTCTCGCAGAGGCAATGGATCTTCTGGGTTTATCTGAAAGTCAGCTGATTACGCGTGATAAAAAAGAGGAAATTCAACTGCCGGGGAAAATGATCAGGGTGCGGCCTTTGTGGGAGTTTTTGCTGGAGGGCAGGGATTATGAAGATGTTTAG
- a CDS encoding SDR family oxidoreductase, which translates to MKQTILILGATSDIARAIAHRYAREGFDILLAGRQTKPLESDASDLNIRYGVSVKTLEFDAENYLSHENFCKDLPVLPEIVFCVFGYLGDQKAAETNWEMAHRITSVNYTGAVSVLSHLANIMESKGSGTIVGISSVAGDRGRASNYFYGSAKAGFSSFLSGLRNRLAKKGVHVLTVKPGYVNTAMTAGMTLPGPLTSQPEAVAQAIFVAVKKKKNILYVSGVWRIIMLIIMHIPEFVFKKMSL; encoded by the coding sequence ATGAAACAAACCATCCTTATTCTCGGCGCTACCTCTGACATCGCGCGCGCCATCGCACATCGCTACGCCCGCGAAGGGTTTGATATCCTGCTCGCAGGTCGTCAAACCAAACCGCTGGAAAGCGACGCTTCGGATCTGAATATACGCTATGGTGTGTCAGTAAAAACATTGGAATTTGATGCGGAAAACTACCTTTCTCATGAAAATTTCTGCAAAGACCTGCCGGTTTTGCCTGAAATCGTATTCTGTGTTTTTGGTTATCTCGGCGACCAGAAAGCAGCAGAAACCAACTGGGAAATGGCGCACCGCATCACCAGCGTCAACTATACCGGCGCCGTTTCTGTCCTCTCTCATCTCGCCAATATTATGGAATCAAAAGGCAGCGGTACCATCGTCGGAATCAGCTCGGTTGCCGGTGACCGGGGAAGAGCCAGCAACTATTTTTACGGAAGTGCCAAGGCTGGTTTTTCCTCCTTTTTGTCGGGGCTGAGAAACCGCCTGGCAAAAAAAGGCGTCCATGTGCTTACGGTAAAACCCGGCTACGTCAATACCGCCATGACCGCAGGAATGACACTCCCCGGCCCGTTGACCTCGCAGCCCGAAGCCGTTGCCCAGGCCATTTTCGTTGCTGTGAAAAAGAAAAAAAATATCCTGTATGTAAGCGGCGTATGGCGTATTATCATGCTGATAATCATGCATATACCGGAGTTTGTTTTCAAGAAGATGAGTTTGTAA
- a CDS encoding sigma-70 family RNA polymerase sigma factor: MPVFRLLRAKRAAAMEKMDDLQLIGLYHAGNQEAIAVIFKRYYDELFHLGYSILIDKISIDEIISKVLEGYLNTPRKQRKVRYNITSNVRGFLRRTIVRRCIDFNRKKSNQIRKSQLEVAHPDVYPDVQPWTEPEATYSELTGYEVDQLLEKILDRLGGKEREVFDLHVQGYSHEEICELLNITTTRNVSSTLYNARQKAKTVFTK, encoded by the coding sequence ATGCCCGTGTTTAGACTACTACGCGCCAAACGCGCCGCAGCAATGGAAAAAATGGACGATCTTCAACTGATCGGTCTGTACCATGCTGGCAATCAGGAAGCCATAGCGGTTATTTTTAAGCGCTACTACGACGAGTTGTTTCACCTCGGATATTCCATTCTGATTGATAAAATCAGTATTGACGAAATCATCTCCAAGGTTTTGGAAGGATACCTCAACACGCCCCGCAAACAGCGGAAGGTCAGGTATAATATCACTTCGAATGTGAGGGGGTTTCTCCGTCGCACAATTGTCCGACGCTGCATCGATTTTAACCGCAAAAAATCCAACCAGATCCGCAAATCGCAGCTTGAAGTAGCTCACCCTGATGTATACCCTGATGTGCAGCCATGGACAGAGCCTGAAGCAACGTATTCCGAACTCACCGGCTACGAAGTAGATCAGTTGCTGGAAAAAATCCTTGACCGGCTTGGCGGAAAAGAACGGGAGGTATTTGACCTGCATGTTCAGGGATATTCACATGAGGAAATCTGTGAACTGCTGAATATCACCACTACCCGCAACGTAAGCAGTACATTATACAACGCCAGACAAAAAGCTAAAACTGTTTTTACAAAATGA